One Zootoca vivipara chromosome 9, rZooViv1.1, whole genome shotgun sequence DNA window includes the following coding sequences:
- the LOC132592673 gene encoding uncharacterized protein K02A2.6-like, producing MATDSSFLPFKPASGDWEGYAARFNFLLQAKEVTNDAMKRATFFSVCGEETFEIARALLAPRDVATVSYKTIMERLKEHFSPQPSVVACRNAFYAKRQAPGETITGFVTSLRQAARLCNFSELENMLRDRLVGGLRDEMLQQRLYAKKDLTFQIALEEALATEAAERSTQEARPAPPSQPRVYHEDLTDESESDREEVHRVQRRTQAAHTPQQPRREGGNCASCGENHERRTCRFRNAECRQCRKLGHIARVCRARLTRRQASDDRPRSPRSHGTMHQGNSTEITDYQVFQLPHPSTEKIYIEVQIEGAPCRMELDTGSTLSIISARTLRELCPNGGPKLRPAPFTLRDFQKRKVPTMGVGTFRVQYRGRKQQLDLLVVKGPYVSLLGLAWFGPLGLAVTGVNRTSLQVDVDAICKEFPGVFDGALGRYTGPPIALQLDPAVRPIRHKARRVPFALKPRIDEELDRLVEQGVLEPVPNAPWETPIVTPVKPNGSVRICADYKCTINKALTAHAYPVPVVSHVLATLAGSKIFGKLDLAQAYQQLPVDEATAEAQTIVTHRGAFRVKRLQFGVSVAPGIFQNLMDSLLKGIPGVTPFFDDVLIAGPTPEEFEDRLRSVLHRFQTAGLKVKREKCLLGVPQVDFLGFKVDAEGVHPTGDKVRAICEAPAPKSKPELQSFLGLLNFYHAFLPHKAAVAEPLHRLLDKRAPWVWGQRQRAAFQAVKDLLVSNSVLAHFDERLPVVLACDASPYGIGAVLGHQLPDGREVPVAYFSQTLAAAERNYSQIDKEGLAIVKGVKKFHDFLYGRPFTIVTDHKPLLGLFAPEKQTPQVLSPRVLRWSIFLAGYQYALIHRPGKAMGHADALSRLPLPETGPDPAPAQEVMTLELLPDRPIQAQEVAHHSTKDRVISRVLDWVWRGWPSSSPGPEFAGYTNRKHELSAHKGCLLWGSRVVVPQPLRKRVLTALHETHPGVVRMKALARSYVWWPGIDREIEAWVQHCQTCQESRPDPPRAPVQPWESARHPWSRLHVDFAGPFQGKTFFIVVDSYTKWLEVALVPSTSTAAAIRVLRKLFATHGLPDTLVSDNGTAFTSKEFQTFTAQNAIRHIRSAPFHPATNGQAERMVRTTKDSLRRMTQGDWEYRLAAFLLAQHSTPSTTTGRSPAELLMGRRLATRLDRLHPDRAQDEVVVGKGRNPRTFVAQDPVYAKNFGAGPAWVPATVTKVTGPVSYEVLTEGGQCWRRHCDQLRRRFPGGTREESGTEGSQGDSRAVRPNSKGSW from the exons atggcaaccgacagcagcttcttgccattcaaaccagcatcaggagactgggaagggtacgccgcccgtttcaacttcctcctgcaagcgaaagaagtcaccaacgatgccatgaagagggcgacattcttcagcgtctgtggagaggagacgtttgaaatcgcccgggctctccttgcacctagagatgtcgctaccgtctcttacaaaacaataatggaacggctgaaggagcacttttcaccacagccctcggtggtagcttgccgaaatgccttctacgcaaagcggcaagccccaggggaaaccataactgggtttgtgacctccctccgccaagccgcccggttatgcaacttctcagagttggagaacatgcttcgtgaccgcctcgtcggtggcctgagggacgagatgttgcaacaacgcctctacgccaaaaaagacctcacgttccagattgctctggaggaagccctggcaaccgaagccgccgagaggtcaacgcaagaggcacgaccggccccgccatcccaaccgagggtctaccacgaagacctcaccgacgaatccgaatctgacagggaggaagtacaccgagtacagcggcgcactcaagcagcacacacaccacagcagcctcgacgagaaggagggaactgtgcaagctgcggggagaaccacgagaggaggacctgtcgtttccgcaatgcagagtgcaggcagtgcagaaaattgggacacatcgcccgggtgtgtcgggctcgactcacccgtcgacaagcatcagatgaccgacccaggagccccaggtcacacggcaccatgcaccaaggcaactcgacggagatcacggactaccaggtattccagttgccccatcccagcacagagaaaatttatatagaggtacagatagagggagccccatgccgcatggagctggacacgggttcaactctatccataatctcggcccgaacattaagggaactgtgccctaatgggggtcccaaactaaggccggccccattcaccctccgggacttccagaaacgtaaggtccctacaatgggggtggggaccttcagggtgcaatatcgagggcggaagcaacaattggacttgctggtagttaagggcccctacgttagcttactgggactggcatggtttggacctctggggctagccgttaccggggtgaaccgcactagcttacaagtggacgtggacgccatatgcaaagagtttccaggggttttcgatggggcattgggacgatatacaggaccccccattgccctacagctagaccccgctgtacgacccatcaggcacaaggcccgccgggtcccgttcgccctgaaaccccgcatagacgaggaattggaccggctcgtggagcaaggagtgctggagccggtgcccaacgccccctgggaaactccaattgtcacacccgtcaagcctaacggttcggtccgcatctgtgcagactacaaatgcaccataaacaaggctctcacggcccatgcatacccagtgccagtggtcagccatgtcctcgccaccctggctgggtcaaaaatctttggcaaactggacttggcccaagcgtatcaacagttgcctgtggacgaagccacagcagaggctcagacgattgtgacgcacagaggggcattcagagtaaagcggctgcaatttggcgttagcgtggcaccaggcatattccagaatctaatggactctctccttaaagggattcctggcgtcacccccttcttcgatgatgtactgatcgccgggcccacaccagaggaatttgaggaccgcctccgctccgtcctgcaccgtttccagacggcaggcctcaaggtgaagcgggaaaagtgtttactgggagtgccgcaggtggactttctgggatttaaggtggacgcagaaggggtccatccaaccggtgacaaggtacgggccatttgtgaggccccagcgcccaagagcaagcccgaacttcagtcattcttgggactattgaacttttaccatgccttccttccccataaggcagcggtagcggagcccctacacagactcctagataaaagggccccttgggtgtggggccagcgacaaagggccgcattccaggcagtcaaggacttgctcgtctcgaactcggtcttggcacacttcgacgagaggctgccagtggtgctggcatgcgacgcctctccctatggcatcggcgctgtcctgggacaccaactcccggatggaagagaggtgccggtggcatacttctcccagacgcttgctgcagccgaacgaaactactcacagattgacaaggagggtctggcaatcgtgaagggcgtaaaaaaattccatgatttcttgtacgggcggccctttaccatagtgactgaccacaagccgttgcttggcctgtttgcccccgagaagcagaccccccaagtgttgtctccacgtgtcctcaggtggtcaattttccttgccggctaccagtatgcactaatccaccgccctgggaaggcgatgggccacgcagacgcactcagcaggctaccactaccagaaacaggccccgacccagcgcctgcgcaagaggttatgaccctggagctgcttcccgaccgacccattcaggcacaagaagttgcgcaccattccacaaaagatagggtcatctcccgggtcctggactgggtgtggcgaggatggcccagcagcagccccgggccagaattcgctggctacacaaaccgcaaacatgaactgtcggcccacaaggggtgcctgttatggggaagcagggttgttgttccccagcccctccgcaaaagggtcctcacagccctacacgagacacacccaggggtagtgaggatgaaggcccttgccaggagttatgtgtggtggccggggattgacagagagatagaggcctgggtccaacactgccagacctgccaagaatcccgcccggatcccccaagggccccagtccagccctgggagtccgcccgacatccatggtcacgcttgcacgtggacttcgctggccccttccagggaaaaacattcttcatagtggtggattcctacaccaaatggctggaggtcgcactggtaccgtccacttctacggcggcagccatccgggtactacgtaagctgtttgcaacccacgggctccctgacaccctcgtctcggacaatggaaccgcattcacgtcaaaggagttccagaccttcacagcgcagaacgccatccgccacatccgctcagcaccattccaccctgccaccaatggccaagcggagcgcatggtgcggaccaccaaggacagcctccgccgcatgacacaaggggactgggaataccgccttgccgcatttcttctagcacagcacagcaccccaagcacaacgacgggccggagcccagctgaattactaatgggccggcgccttgcaactagactggaccgacttcaccccgacagagctcaggatgaggtagtggtgggaaaaggcaggaacccccggacatttgtggcccaggacccagtgtatgcaaagaattttggggcaggcccagcatgggtacccgccacagtcaccaaggtgaccggtcccgtgtcgtacgaggtactaacggaaggggggcaatgttggcgccgccactgcgaccagctacggcgacgattcccaggaggaacccgggaggagagcgggacagaggggtcccaaggggacagcagggcagtgaggcc GAACAGCAAAGGCAGCTGGTGA